One Setaria italica strain Yugu1 chromosome II, Setaria_italica_v2.0, whole genome shotgun sequence DNA segment encodes these proteins:
- the LOC101761427 gene encoding auxin-responsive protein IAA26 produces MAGYGDDGVDLTELTLGPPGINARKARRARKNGQPSSSSAMVQAFVKVSMDGTPYLRKVDVAAYDDYGELVEALNEMFCCCSIGLMDGYSEWEHAVVYEDGDGDWMLVGDVPWEMFVSSCKRMRVMRSCEARGLSSNA; encoded by the exons ATGGCGGGctacggcgacgacggcgtcgacCTCACCGAGCTGACGCTGGGGCCGCCCGGCATCAATGCGCGCAAGGCGAGGCGAGCGAGGAAGAACGGGCAACCGTCATCGTCATCCGCCAT GGTGCAGGCGTTCGTGAAGGTGAGCATGGACGGGACGCCGTACCTGAGGAAGGTGGACGTCGCGGCGTACGACGACTACGGCGAGCTCGTGGAGGCGCTCAATGAGATGTTCTGCTGCTGCTCCATCG GGCTGATGGACGGGTACAGCGAGTGGGAGCACGCCGTGGTGTacgaggacggcgacggcgactggATGCTCGTCGGCGACGTGCCGTGGGA GATGTTCGTGTCCTCGTGCAAGAGGATGCGGGTGATGCGATCGTGCGAGGCGAGAGGGTTGAGCTCGAATGCCTGA
- the LOC101761821 gene encoding endoglucanase 23: protein MAPRPPPIHRLCVRILLVSFVAAHRLVPPCSGSFYDFPFPAAGKRHDYRDALAKSILFFEGQRSGRLPPGQRASWRGDSGVSDGAAAGVDLEGGYYDAGDNVKFGFPMAFTTTMLAWSVIEFGDSMPRDERRHAAAAVRWATDYLLKTLAHPGVIFLQVGDPWKDHDCWERPEDMDTERTVYNVSAGRPGSDIAGETAAALAAASMVFRDDDPGYAETLLASARKAFEYADTYKGAYSDDPDLRAGGCPFYCDFNGYQDELLWGAAWLRRASKDDTFLQYIQNNGKTLGAEDSSNEFGWDNKHAGLNVLVSKEFIEGKVLSLQSYKEFADNFICTLIPESSSPHITYTPGGMLYKPGGSNMQHVTSISFLLLTYAKYLSKSSHTVNCGDISIGPVTLQRQAKRQVDYLLGDNPMKMSYMIGYGDRYPQRIHHRASSLPSIKDHPQPIACKEGTPYFNSSGSNPNPLIGAVVGGPGEDDAYEDDRADFRKSEPTTYINAPLVGVLAFLVGNPNPGHFRH from the exons ATGGCGCCTCGTCCGCCCCCCATCCACCGCTTGTGCGTGCGCATCCTACTAGTGTCCTTCGTGGCGGCGCACCGGCTGGTGCCGCCCTGCTCGGGCTCGTTCTACGACTTCCCCTTCCCCGCGGCCGGCAAGCGGCATGACTACCGTGACGCGCTGGCCAAGTCCATCCTCTTCTTCGAGGGCCAGCGCTCGGGGAGGCTCCCGCCGGGTCAGCGCGCGTCGTGGCGCGGGGACTCCGGCGTGTCggacggcgccgcggccggggtcGACCTGGAGGGCGGGTACTACGACGCCGGCGACAACGTCAAGTTCGGCTTCCCCATGGCGTTCACCACCACCATGCTGGCCTGGAGCGTCATCGAGTTCGGCGACTCCATGCCCCGCGAcgagcgccgccacgccgccgccgccgtccgctggGCCACCGACTACCTCCTCAAGACCCTCGCCCACCCCGGCGTCATCTTCCTGCAG GTGGGCGATCCGTGGAAGGATCACGACTGCTGGGAGAGGCCGGAGGACATGGACACGGAGCGCACGGTGTACAACGTCAGCGCGGGGCGGCCTGGCTCGGACATCGCgggcgagacggcggcggcattggcggcggcgtccatggTGTTCCGCGACGACGACCCGGGGTACGCCGAGACGCTGCTCGCGAGCGCGAGGAAGGCGTTCGAGTACGCGGACACGTACAAGGGCGCGTACAGCGACGACCCGGACCTCAGGGCAGGGGGATGCCCGTTTTACTGCGACTTCAATGGCTACCAG GATGAGCTGCTGTGGGGGGCGGCATGGCTAAGGAGAGCCTCCAAGGATGACACATTCCTCCAATACATTCAGAACAACGGCAAGACTCTCGGTGCAGAGGACAGCAGCAACGAGTTCGGGTGGGACAACAAGCATGCCGGCCTCAATGTCCTTGTTTCCAAG GAGTTCATAGAAGGCAAGGTGCTATCTTTGCAGTCCTACAAGGAGTTTGCAGACAACTTCATTTGCACGCTTATCCCAGAGTCCTCCTCACCACACATCACGTACACCCCTGGGGGCATGCTCTACAAGCCTGGAGGCAGCAACATGCAGCATGTCACCTCCATCTCCTTCCTTCTCCTGACATATGCCAAGTACCTCTCCAAATCATCTCACACTGTCAACTGTGGAGACATTTCAATTGGCCCTGTAACTCTTCAGCGGCAAGCCAAAAGGCAG GTTGATTATCTGTTAGGAGATAACCCAATGAAAATGTCATACATGATCGGGTACGGTGACCGATACCCCCAGCGGATCCATCACCGAGCATCTTCATTGCCCTCGATCAAGGACCATCCGCAGCCCATTGCGTGCAAAGAAGGCACGCCTTATTTCAATTCGTCTGGCTCGAACCCTAACCCGTTGATCGGAGCGGTAGTTGGAGGGCCAGGTGAGGATGATGCTTATGAGGATGACCGTGCAGATTTCAGGAAATCTGAACCCACTACCTATATCAATGCTCCATTAGTAGGAGTGCTGGCATTCCTCGTTGGCAACCCTAACCCTGGTCATTTCAGACATTAA